One genomic segment of Lysobacter sp. 5GHs7-4 includes these proteins:
- a CDS encoding S1/P1 nuclease, which produces MRALSLALLLLLPIDALAWGTLGHRLVALLAWDELDPAVRRDIDALLVGEPDPSLAGIANWADELRAHDPDLGRTSAKWHYVNLGEDGCVYRPERDCPNGACVVAAIDDQTRILANRDLPREQRLQALKFVVHFVGDAHQPLHAGYAHDKGGNDVQIQFDGRGSNVHQLWDSGMLNAAGLDEDAWLRRLKALPLTVELSQPALPPDSAGWAEASCRIATQPGFYPAKATVDAEYVQTWRPEAEAQLRRGGTHLAALLNAALKR; this is translated from the coding sequence ATGCGCGCCCTCTCCCTCGCCCTGCTGTTGCTGCTGCCGATCGATGCCCTGGCCTGGGGCACGTTGGGCCATCGTCTGGTCGCTTTGCTGGCCTGGGACGAACTCGACCCGGCCGTGCGCCGCGACATCGACGCGCTGCTGGTCGGCGAGCCCGACCCCAGCCTGGCCGGCATCGCCAACTGGGCCGACGAGCTGCGCGCCCACGATCCCGACCTGGGCCGGACCAGCGCCAAGTGGCATTACGTCAACCTCGGCGAGGACGGCTGCGTCTATCGGCCCGAACGCGACTGCCCCAACGGCGCCTGCGTGGTCGCGGCGATCGACGACCAGACGCGGATCCTGGCTAACCGCGATCTTCCGCGCGAGCAACGCCTGCAGGCTTTGAAGTTCGTCGTCCACTTCGTCGGCGACGCGCACCAGCCGCTGCACGCCGGCTACGCCCACGACAAGGGCGGCAACGACGTGCAGATCCAGTTCGACGGCCGCGGCAGCAACGTCCACCAGCTGTGGGACAGCGGCATGCTCAACGCCGCCGGCCTGGACGAGGACGCTTGGCTGCGACGCCTCAAGGCCTTGCCGCTGACGGTGGAACTGTCGCAGCCGGCCTTGCCGCCGGATTCGGCCGGCTGGGCGGAAGCCTCGTGCCGGATCGCGACGCAGCCGGGTTTTTATCCCGCCAAGGCGACGGTCGACGCCGAATACGTGCAGACTTGGCGTCCCGAGGCCGAAGCCCAGTTGCGCCGGGGCGGCACCCACCTGGCCGCGCTGCTCAACGCCGCACTGAAGCGCTGA
- a CDS encoding molybdopterin-dependent oxidoreductase, whose amino-acid sequence MAPVDVALDADRLAALPRVTAVGSAHGKTLSCEGVSLAALLRASGAMPAEPLRGAQLARVVVISARDGYRAAYSLAELDASLGAREVVLTNRCNGAALDADDGPWRLIAPGESRPARWVRQVESIRVIDAP is encoded by the coding sequence ATGGCGCCAGTCGACGTGGCCCTGGATGCGGACCGCCTCGCCGCCCTGCCGCGCGTGACCGCCGTCGGCAGCGCGCACGGCAAAACCCTGAGCTGCGAGGGCGTGTCGCTGGCCGCGCTGCTGCGCGCCTCCGGCGCGATGCCGGCCGAACCGCTGCGCGGCGCGCAGCTCGCACGCGTGGTGGTGATCTCGGCGCGCGACGGCTACCGCGCCGCCTACTCGCTGGCCGAACTCGACGCCAGCCTGGGCGCGCGCGAGGTGGTGCTGACCAACCGCTGCAACGGCGCCGCGCTGGACGCCGACGACGGCCCCTGGCGCCTGATCGCGCCGGGCGAATCGCGTCCCGCGCGCTGGGTACGCCAGGTCGAGTCGATCCGGGTGATCGACGCGCCTTGA
- the modA gene encoding molybdate ABC transporter substrate-binding protein produces the protein MLLSRRRWLSALCALGLSLSVAHAAPPKPAPITVFAAASLKESLDEAAVAYEAQTGQPLRVSYAASSALARQIEQGAPADVFLSADLDWMDYLQQRKLVDEASRRNLLGNTLVLVAPASSPAKPLQLKPGVDLRPLLGDGRLALALTASVPAGKYARAAFESLGVWTQLQPRVAEAENVRAALMLVARGEAPLGVVYASDARAEPKVRVLATFPADSHPAIVYPVARLRASTHPQAAAFVRWLRTAPAATLFRRHGFSVLK, from the coding sequence ATGCTGCTGTCGCGTCGCCGCTGGCTCTCCGCGCTGTGCGCCCTGGGCCTGTCGCTGTCGGTCGCCCACGCCGCGCCGCCCAAGCCCGCACCGATCACCGTGTTCGCCGCCGCCAGCCTGAAGGAATCGCTGGACGAGGCCGCGGTCGCCTACGAGGCCCAAACCGGGCAGCCGCTGCGCGTGTCCTACGCCGCCAGTTCGGCGCTGGCGCGGCAGATCGAGCAGGGCGCGCCGGCCGACGTGTTCCTGTCCGCCGATCTGGACTGGATGGACTACCTGCAGCAGCGCAAGTTGGTCGACGAAGCCAGCCGCCGCAACCTGCTGGGCAACACGTTGGTGCTGGTCGCGCCCGCGTCCAGCCCGGCCAAGCCGCTGCAGCTCAAGCCCGGCGTCGACTTGCGTCCCTTGCTCGGCGACGGCCGCCTGGCCCTGGCCCTGACCGCGAGCGTGCCGGCGGGCAAGTACGCGCGCGCGGCGTTCGAATCGCTGGGCGTGTGGACGCAGCTGCAGCCGCGCGTCGCCGAGGCCGAGAACGTGCGCGCGGCGCTGATGCTGGTCGCGCGCGGCGAGGCGCCGCTGGGCGTGGTGTACGCCAGCGACGCGCGCGCCGAACCGAAGGTGCGCGTGCTGGCGACCTTCCCCGCCGACAGCCATCCGGCGATCGTCTACCCGGTCGCGCGGCTGCGCGCGAGCACGCACCCGCAGGCGGCCGCGTTCGTGCGCTGGCTGCGGACCGCGCCCGCGGCGACGCTGTTCCGCCGCCACGGCTTCAGCGTGCTGAAGTAA
- a CDS encoding ATP-binding cassette domain-containing protein, with the protein MHVLDFTLRRGAFERSVGIRSTQRVIALVGESGAGKTSLLHAIAGLLRPQRGRIEIGGRCLFDAQAGIDLPAHRRRIGYVFQDARLFPHLDVRRNLLYGLRGEARAAPRFELDAIVDLLGIGALLPRSTAGLSGGEMQRVALGRALLSQPRILLLDEPLSMLDMNRRDELLPYLQRVRDEVALPMIYVSHYPDEVKRIADEVHVVGD; encoded by the coding sequence CTGCACGTGCTGGATTTCACCCTGCGCCGCGGCGCGTTCGAGCGCAGCGTCGGCATCCGCAGCACGCAGCGCGTGATCGCCCTGGTCGGCGAATCCGGCGCCGGCAAGACCTCGCTGCTGCACGCGATCGCCGGCCTGCTGCGGCCGCAGCGCGGGCGCATCGAGATCGGCGGCCGCTGCTTGTTCGACGCGCAGGCCGGGATCGATCTGCCCGCGCATCGGCGTCGGATCGGCTACGTATTCCAGGACGCGCGCCTGTTTCCGCACCTGGACGTGCGCCGCAACCTGCTCTACGGCCTGCGCGGCGAGGCGCGCGCGGCGCCGCGTTTCGAACTCGATGCCATCGTCGACCTGCTGGGCATCGGCGCCCTGCTGCCGCGCTCCACCGCCGGCCTGTCCGGCGGCGAGATGCAGCGCGTCGCCCTGGGCCGGGCCTTGCTGTCGCAGCCGCGGATCCTGCTGCTGGACGAACCGCTGTCGATGCTGGACATGAACCGCCGCGACGAGTTGCTGCCCTACCTGCAGCGGGTACGCGACGAGGTCGCGCTGCCGATGATCTACGTCAGCCACTATCCCGACGAAGTGAAGCGCATCGCCGACGAGGTGCATGTGGTCGGGGACTGA
- the gap gene encoding type I glyceraldehyde-3-phosphate dehydrogenase, which produces MAIKVGINGFGRIGRNVLRSAVQNFGGEIEIVAINDLLEPDYLAYMLQYDSVHGRFKGDIAVEGNTLIVNGQKIRLTQERDPANLKWDEVGAEVVIESTGLFLDKATAQKHLDAGAKKVVLSAPSKDDTPMFVFGVNDKTYKGEAIISNASCTTNCLAPLAKVLNDKWGIKRGLMTTVHAATATQKTVDGPSNKDWRGGRGILENIIPSSTGAAKAVGVVIPELNKKLTGMSFRVPTSDVSVVDLTVELNKDATYAEICAEMKAQSEGALKGILGYTEDKVVATDFRGDTRTSIFDADAGIALDGTFVKLVSWYDNEWGYSNKCLEMVKVVAGK; this is translated from the coding sequence ATGGCGATCAAGGTAGGCATCAACGGTTTCGGCCGCATCGGACGCAACGTGCTGCGCTCGGCGGTGCAGAATTTCGGCGGCGAGATCGAGATCGTCGCGATCAACGACCTGCTGGAGCCGGACTACCTGGCCTATATGCTCCAGTACGACTCCGTGCACGGCCGCTTCAAGGGCGACATCGCGGTCGAGGGCAACACCCTGATCGTCAACGGTCAGAAGATCCGCCTGACCCAGGAGCGCGACCCGGCCAACCTCAAGTGGGACGAGGTCGGCGCGGAGGTCGTGATCGAATCGACCGGCCTGTTCCTGGACAAGGCCACCGCGCAGAAGCACCTGGACGCGGGCGCCAAGAAGGTCGTGCTGTCGGCGCCGTCCAAGGACGACACGCCGATGTTCGTCTTCGGCGTCAACGACAAGACCTACAAGGGCGAGGCCATCATCTCCAACGCCTCGTGCACCACCAACTGCCTGGCTCCGCTGGCCAAGGTGCTGAACGACAAGTGGGGCATCAAGCGCGGCCTGATGACCACCGTGCACGCCGCCACCGCCACCCAGAAGACCGTCGACGGCCCGTCCAACAAGGACTGGCGCGGCGGCCGCGGCATCCTCGAGAACATCATTCCGTCCAGCACCGGCGCGGCCAAGGCGGTCGGCGTGGTGATCCCGGAGCTCAACAAGAAGCTCACCGGCATGTCGTTCCGCGTACCGACCTCGGACGTGTCGGTGGTCGATCTGACCGTCGAGCTCAACAAGGACGCGACCTACGCCGAGATCTGCGCGGAAATGAAGGCGCAGAGCGAAGGCGCGCTCAAGGGCATCCTGGGCTACACCGAGGACAAGGTGGTCGCCACCGATTTCCGCGGCGACACCCGCACCTCGATCTTCGACGCCGACGCCGGCATCGCCCTGGACGGCACCTTCGTCAAGCTGGTGAGCTGGTACGACAACGAGTGGGGCTACTCCAACAAGTGCCTGGAAATGGTCAAGGTGGTCGCGGGCAAGTAA
- a CDS encoding MBL fold metallo-hydrolase, with protein MSPQVQSFHHADTGTWSYLVIDPATSQAAIVDPVLDYDARSGRTGGTSAQAILDAAGACGADVRWLLETHAHADHLSAADWLKQRLPQARIAIGRRIREVQRTFVPVLGLDAKVVADGSQFDHLFEDEEEFAIGDLRARTIAVPGHTLDSLAYLIGDAVFVGDSLFMPDSGTARCDFPGGDAAMLYASIRHLYELPDSTRVYVCHDYGPNGRAPLCESSIGEHKRANIHVRADTAEADFVHMREARDATLAVPALILPALQVNLRAGALPEAEDNGVRYLKIPLNQL; from the coding sequence ATGTCCCCGCAGGTGCAGTCTTTCCATCATGCCGACACCGGGACCTGGAGCTACCTGGTGATCGACCCGGCGACGTCGCAGGCCGCGATCGTCGATCCGGTGCTCGATTACGACGCCCGCTCCGGCCGCACCGGCGGTACGTCCGCGCAGGCGATCCTGGACGCCGCCGGCGCCTGCGGCGCGGACGTGCGCTGGCTGCTGGAAACGCACGCGCACGCCGACCACCTCAGCGCGGCGGACTGGCTGAAGCAACGCCTGCCGCAGGCGCGCATCGCGATCGGCCGGCGCATCCGCGAGGTGCAGCGCACCTTCGTGCCGGTGCTGGGCCTGGACGCCAAGGTCGTCGCCGACGGCAGCCAGTTCGACCATCTGTTCGAAGACGAGGAAGAGTTCGCGATCGGCGACTTGCGTGCGCGCACCATCGCCGTGCCCGGTCACACCCTGGACAGCCTGGCCTACCTGATCGGCGACGCCGTGTTCGTCGGCGATTCGCTGTTCATGCCCGACAGCGGCACCGCGCGCTGCGATTTCCCCGGCGGCGACGCGGCCATGCTCTACGCCTCGATCCGGCACCTGTACGAGTTGCCCGACTCCACCCGCGTCTACGTCTGCCACGACTACGGCCCCAACGGCCGCGCGCCGCTGTGCGAGAGCAGCATCGGCGAACACAAGCGCGCCAATATCCACGTGCGCGCCGATACCGCCGAAGCCGATTTCGTGCACATGCGCGAGGCCCGCGACGCGACCCTGGCGGTGCCGGCGCTGATCCTGCCGGCCCTGCAGGTCAACCTGCGCGCGGGCGCCCTGCCCGAGGCCGAGGACAACGGCGTGCGCTACCTGAAGATCCCGCTCAACCAGCTCTGA
- the modB gene encoding molybdate ABC transporter permease subunit: MFDFSPAELTAIGLSLKVAGVAVLASLPLGIATGWLLARIRFPGKLLLDALLHLPLVLPPVVTGYVLLILFGHQGAIGRFLSDHFGFSFAFRWTGAALACAIMGFPLMVRAIRLSIEAVDRRLEQAAATLGANPWRVFFGMTLPLALPGVIAGAVLAFAKALGEFGATITFVSNIPGETQTLSSAIYGMLQVPGAESGLWRLTVVAVAISFGAVLLSEWLVQRQRRERAA; the protein is encoded by the coding sequence ATGTTCGACTTCAGCCCGGCCGAGCTGACCGCGATCGGCCTCAGCCTCAAGGTCGCCGGCGTGGCGGTGCTGGCCAGCCTGCCGCTGGGCATCGCGACGGGATGGCTGCTCGCGCGCATCCGCTTCCCGGGCAAGTTGTTGCTGGACGCGCTGCTGCATCTGCCGCTGGTGCTGCCGCCGGTGGTGACCGGCTACGTGCTGCTGATCCTGTTCGGCCACCAGGGCGCGATCGGCCGCTTCCTGTCCGACCACTTCGGTTTCAGTTTCGCGTTCCGCTGGACCGGCGCCGCGCTGGCCTGCGCGATCATGGGTTTTCCGCTGATGGTGCGCGCGATCCGCCTCTCGATCGAGGCCGTCGACCGCCGTCTCGAACAGGCCGCGGCGACCTTGGGCGCGAACCCATGGCGGGTGTTCTTCGGCATGACCCTGCCGCTGGCGCTGCCGGGCGTGATCGCCGGCGCGGTGCTGGCCTTCGCCAAGGCTCTGGGCGAATTCGGCGCCACCATCACCTTCGTGTCCAACATTCCCGGCGAGACCCAGACCCTGTCGTCGGCGATCTACGGCATGTTGCAGGTGCCCGGCGCCGAGTCGGGGCTGTGGCGGCTGACCGTGGTCGCGGTGGCGATCTCGTTCGGCGCGGTGTTGCTGTCGGAATGGCTGGTGCAGCGCCAACGTCGCGAGCGCGCCGCATGA
- a CDS encoding OmpW family outer membrane protein — protein MNKRTYGGALAALALACLSQPVLAQSAGTWSVGVGAHQVKPTSDNGSVLDGDFDLDISENAQPTVTFEYFIRNDLGIEVLASIPFEHDIDIVDVGRVATTKQLPPTVTLQYHFNSRGMVSPFVGAGINYTLFFSEKTSGALEGTTIKLKDSWGPAAHAGVDFMIGESGAIRVDVRWMDIDTDVEVNGVKIGTAQIDPLAYGVAYVYRF, from the coding sequence ATGAACAAGCGTACTTACGGTGGCGCGCTCGCCGCCCTCGCCCTGGCTTGCCTGTCGCAGCCCGTCCTGGCCCAGTCGGCCGGCACCTGGAGCGTCGGGGTCGGGGCCCATCAGGTCAAGCCCACCTCGGACAACGGCAGCGTGCTGGACGGCGACTTCGATCTGGACATCAGCGAGAACGCGCAGCCGACGGTGACGTTCGAGTATTTCATCCGCAACGACCTGGGCATCGAGGTACTGGCCTCGATCCCGTTCGAGCACGACATCGACATCGTCGACGTCGGCCGCGTCGCCACCACCAAGCAGCTGCCGCCGACGGTGACCCTGCAATACCACTTCAACAGCCGCGGCATGGTCTCGCCGTTCGTCGGCGCGGGCATCAACTACACCCTGTTCTTCAGCGAGAAGACCAGCGGCGCGCTCGAAGGCACCACGATCAAGCTCAAGGACTCCTGGGGCCCGGCCGCGCATGCCGGCGTAGATTTCATGATCGGCGAAAGCGGCGCGATCCGCGTCGACGTGCGCTGGATGGACATCGACACCGACGTCGAGGTCAACGGCGTCAAGATCGGCACCGCGCAGATCGACCCGCTCGCCTACGGCGTCGCCTACGTCTACCGCTTCTGA